A single Streptomyces mirabilis DNA region contains:
- a CDS encoding maleylpyruvate isomerase family mycothiol-dependent enzyme encodes MSLHPSLQSYADAWTHSVDAISELVSPLVEGEWNRRTPCPGWSVRDLVSHVIGLDCEMLGDPRPIHTLPRDLFHVTNEHQRYMEMQVDVRRHHTAPEMTSELEYTIIRRNRQLRNESRQPDAKVRGPLGTEITLEQAMQRRAFDVWVHEQDLRTALGVPGNLDSPGAHIVRDKLLEALPKVVAKDAGAPANSAVVFDIHGPLEFLRTVRVDADGRGSIDGAPSLGPAATLTLDWETYFRLACGRVTAEAVSDRIKTEGDPELTTAILRNFAVTP; translated from the coding sequence GTGAGTCTGCATCCCAGCCTTCAGTCCTACGCCGACGCCTGGACCCACTCCGTCGATGCGATATCCGAGTTGGTGTCGCCGCTGGTGGAAGGTGAATGGAACCGGCGCACACCCTGCCCCGGCTGGTCGGTACGTGATCTCGTCTCGCATGTCATCGGGCTCGACTGCGAGATGCTGGGCGACCCGCGGCCGATCCACACGCTCCCCCGCGACCTGTTCCACGTGACGAACGAACACCAGCGGTACATGGAGATGCAGGTCGACGTGCGCCGCCACCACACGGCACCGGAGATGACCTCCGAGCTGGAGTACACGATCATCCGCCGCAACCGTCAGCTGCGGAACGAGTCGCGGCAGCCGGACGCCAAGGTGCGTGGCCCGCTCGGGACCGAGATCACCCTCGAACAGGCGATGCAGAGGCGCGCCTTCGACGTATGGGTGCACGAACAGGACCTGCGGACCGCGCTCGGCGTCCCCGGCAACCTCGACTCTCCCGGCGCGCACATCGTCCGCGACAAACTCCTCGAGGCCCTGCCGAAGGTCGTCGCCAAGGACGCGGGGGCGCCCGCGAACTCGGCAGTCGTCTTCGACATCCACGGGCCGCTGGAGTTCCTGCGGACGGTGCGGGTCGATGCGGACGGGCGCGGCTCGATAGACGGCGCCCCCTCTCTCGGCCCGGCCGCCACCCTCACCCTCGACTGGGAGACGTACTTCCGCCTCGCCTGCGGCCGCGTCACGGCCGAGGCCGTCTCCGACCGCATCAAGACGGAGGGCGACCCGGAACTGACCACAGCCATCCTGAGGAACTTCGCGGTCACGCCGTAG
- a CDS encoding NHL domain-containing thioredoxin family protein: MAKRARVRAPELTGKGGWINTVGGQLGLTELRGRIVIVDFWTFCCVNCLHVLDELRELEEKHRDTVVIIGVHSPKFAHEAEHQAVVDAVERYGVEHPVLDDPELATWKQYAVRAWPTLVVIDPEGYVVAQHAGEGHAHAIARLVEELEAEHAAKGTLRRGDGPYVAPEPEPTALRFPGKALALPSGNLLVSDTTRHQLVELEGDGESVVRRIGSGVRGFVDGSAEEAAFSEPQGLALLDDGSVVVADTVNHALRRLDLVTGEVSTLAGTGRQWWQGSPTSGPARAVDLSSPWDVALFGGKIWIAMAGVHQLWAYDPEGGTVGVAAGTTNEGLVDGPGAEAWFAQPSGLAATADRLWLADSETSALRWVDLDGTVHTAVGTGLFDFGHRDGAAEQALFQHPLGVTALPDGSVAVSDTYNHALRRYDPATGEVTTLATDVREPSDAVLVGDDIVVVESARHRLTRLRLPEEAVRVESVAHRTQRAATEVAPGGLRLDVVFQAPTGQKLDTRYGPSTRLLVSSTPPELLLTGEGAGTDLFRALELNPAVTEGVLHVSAMAASCDDDPANEYPACHVHQQDWGVPVRLTEGGADRLPLVLAGMAD; encoded by the coding sequence ATGGCAAAGCGAGCACGTGTCCGGGCCCCTGAACTGACAGGTAAGGGTGGCTGGATCAACACAGTCGGTGGACAGCTCGGCCTCACTGAACTCCGAGGCCGCATCGTAATTGTTGATTTTTGGACATTTTGTTGCGTGAACTGCCTGCATGTCCTGGACGAGCTGCGGGAGCTGGAGGAGAAGCACCGGGACACGGTGGTGATCATCGGGGTGCACTCGCCGAAGTTCGCGCATGAGGCCGAGCACCAGGCGGTCGTGGACGCGGTGGAGCGGTACGGGGTCGAGCACCCGGTGCTCGACGATCCCGAGCTCGCGACCTGGAAGCAGTACGCCGTGCGCGCCTGGCCGACGCTCGTCGTGATCGACCCCGAGGGGTACGTGGTCGCGCAGCACGCCGGTGAGGGGCACGCGCACGCGATCGCCCGCCTGGTGGAGGAGCTGGAGGCCGAGCACGCGGCCAAGGGGACGCTGCGCCGCGGCGACGGACCGTACGTGGCACCCGAGCCCGAGCCCACGGCGCTCCGCTTCCCCGGCAAGGCCCTCGCCCTGCCGAGCGGGAACCTCCTGGTCAGTGACACGACCCGGCACCAGCTCGTCGAGCTGGAGGGCGACGGGGAGAGCGTCGTACGGCGGATCGGCTCCGGGGTGCGGGGGTTCGTGGACGGGTCGGCCGAGGAGGCCGCGTTCAGCGAGCCGCAGGGGCTGGCGCTGCTCGACGACGGTTCGGTCGTCGTCGCGGACACCGTGAACCACGCGCTGCGCCGCCTGGACCTCGTGACCGGCGAGGTCAGCACCCTCGCGGGGACGGGGCGCCAGTGGTGGCAGGGCTCGCCGACGTCCGGCCCGGCGCGCGCGGTGGACCTGTCCTCGCCGTGGGACGTGGCTCTGTTCGGCGGGAAGATCTGGATCGCCATGGCCGGGGTGCACCAACTGTGGGCGTACGACCCGGAGGGCGGCACCGTCGGGGTCGCCGCCGGTACGACGAACGAGGGGCTCGTGGACGGGCCGGGGGCCGAGGCCTGGTTCGCGCAGCCGTCCGGGCTCGCCGCCACCGCCGACCGTCTTTGGCTCGCCGACTCCGAGACGAGCGCACTGCGCTGGGTGGATCTCGACGGGACCGTGCACACCGCCGTCGGCACCGGTCTGTTCGACTTCGGGCACCGGGACGGGGCCGCCGAACAGGCTCTGTTCCAGCACCCGTTGGGCGTCACGGCCCTGCCCGACGGCTCGGTCGCGGTCAGCGACACGTACAACCACGCACTGCGCCGCTACGACCCCGCGACGGGCGAGGTGACCACGCTGGCGACCGACGTGAGGGAGCCCAGCGACGCGGTTCTCGTCGGAGACGACATCGTGGTCGTGGAGTCGGCGCGACACCGGCTGACCCGGCTGCGGCTCCCCGAGGAGGCCGTGCGGGTGGAGTCGGTGGCCCACCGCACCCAGCGCGCGGCGACCGAAGTCGCTCCGGGAGGGCTCCGGCTGGACGTCGTCTTCCAGGCCCCGACGGGCCAGAAGCTGGACACACGCTATGGGCCGTCCACCCGGCTGCTCGTCTCCTCGACCCCGCCCGAGCTGCTGCTCACGGGTGAGGGCGCGGGAACCGATCTCTTCCGCGCGCTGGAGCTGAACCCGGCCGTCACGGAGGGTGTCCTGCACGTCTCCGCGATGGCCGCGTCCTGCGACGACGATCCCGCGAACGAGTACCCGGCCTGCCATGTCCACCAGCAGGACTGGGGTGTGCCGGTCCGCCTCACCGAGGGCGGCGCGGACCGGCTGCCGCTGGTGCTGGCGGGCATGGCCGACTGA
- a CDS encoding carbon-nitrogen family hydrolase, which yields MRASLLQIDVNDGESVDSRRRRVAALVREQAGVDLVVLPELWTTGAFAYESFGTEAESLEGPTFEVMAKTASDTGIWLHAGSIPERDADGTLYNTSLVFTPSGDLAAAYRKIHRFGFDKGEAVLMGAGGELVTVRLPETTLGIATCYDLRFPELFRGLVDAGAETVVLSAGWPERRRSHWTLLAQARAVENQAFVLACGTAGTHAGVPQAGHSIVVDPWGEVLAEAGAGEQVLTVDFDPGKVATTREQFPALKDRMLGLTAPRR from the coding sequence GTGCGCGCCTCTCTCCTCCAGATCGACGTAAACGACGGCGAATCGGTCGATTCGCGTCGGCGTCGTGTGGCGGCTCTGGTACGAGAACAAGCCGGAGTCGATCTGGTCGTGCTGCCGGAACTGTGGACCACCGGGGCGTTCGCCTACGAGTCGTTCGGTACGGAGGCGGAGTCCCTCGAAGGGCCGACGTTCGAGGTCATGGCGAAGACGGCGAGCGACACGGGCATCTGGCTGCACGCCGGGTCGATCCCCGAGCGGGACGCCGACGGCACGCTCTACAACACCTCCCTCGTCTTCACCCCCTCCGGCGACCTGGCCGCCGCCTACCGCAAGATCCACCGCTTCGGCTTCGACAAGGGCGAGGCCGTACTGATGGGCGCGGGCGGCGAACTGGTGACGGTCCGTCTGCCCGAGACCACCCTCGGCATCGCCACCTGCTACGACCTCCGCTTCCCCGAGCTCTTCCGCGGGCTCGTCGACGCCGGCGCCGAGACCGTCGTCCTCTCGGCCGGCTGGCCCGAGCGGCGCCGCTCCCACTGGACGCTGCTCGCCCAGGCCCGCGCGGTCGAGAACCAGGCGTTCGTTCTTGCCTGTGGAACGGCCGGCACGCACGCGGGCGTTCCCCAGGCCGGTCACTCGATCGTGGTCGATCCGTGGGGGGAGGTCCTGGCGGAGGCCGGGGCAGGGGAGCAGGTGCTCACGGTGGACTTCGACCCCGGGAAGGTCGCGACCACGCGGGAGCAGTTCCCGGCGCTGAAGGACCGGATGCTGGGACTGACGGCACCGCGCCGCTGA
- a CDS encoding SseB family protein, translated as MYGYDQNAGAQQQYAPPQQQMPGGYGQQPPLYPEPSPPSLADAVRAFTTGSMSAEDFQQVFATSKVYCPRGDNPGFLALHNTQQPVIPMFTSLKELRRYAGKESKYFVITGAEVIDLLPTGYGFVLDMEGEHRMVFDAKAVEQMVDFAMRRMYG; from the coding sequence ATGTACGGCTACGACCAGAATGCGGGCGCCCAGCAGCAGTACGCCCCGCCGCAGCAGCAGATGCCCGGCGGTTACGGCCAGCAGCCGCCGCTCTACCCCGAGCCGTCCCCGCCCTCGCTGGCGGACGCGGTGCGGGCGTTCACCACGGGATCGATGTCCGCGGAGGACTTCCAGCAGGTCTTCGCGACGTCGAAGGTCTACTGCCCGCGCGGCGACAACCCCGGATTCCTGGCGCTGCACAACACCCAGCAGCCGGTCATCCCGATGTTCACCTCGCTCAAGGAGCTGCGCCGGTACGCCGGCAAGGAGTCCAAGTACTTCGTGATCACCGGCGCCGAGGTGATCGACCTGCTCCCCACCGGCTACGGCTTCGTCCTCGACATGGAGGGGGAGCACCGTATGGTCTTCGACGCGAAGGCCGTGGAGCAGATGGTGGACTTCGCCATGCGCCGTATGTACGGGTAG
- a CDS encoding LURP-one-related/scramblase family protein: protein MRFLVRDRLLGFGDDYWIEDDHGNKVFLVDGKAMRLRDTFELKDTRGRVLIDIHQKMFALRDTMVIGRDGEPLATIRRKRLSLLRNHYRVSLVDGTELDVSGKILDREFAVEYEGELLAVISRRWLHVRETYGVDVVREDADPALLIAVAVCVIHLAEKERGED, encoded by the coding sequence ATGAGATTCCTCGTACGCGACCGGCTCCTCGGCTTCGGTGACGACTACTGGATCGAGGACGACCACGGCAACAAGGTGTTCCTCGTCGACGGCAAGGCGATGCGACTGCGGGACACCTTCGAGCTGAAGGACACCCGCGGCCGTGTCCTCATCGACATCCACCAGAAGATGTTCGCCCTGCGGGACACGATGGTGATCGGGCGGGACGGGGAACCGCTGGCGACGATCAGACGCAAGCGGCTGTCCCTGCTCCGCAACCACTACCGGGTGTCCCTGGTGGACGGTACGGAACTCGACGTCAGCGGCAAGATCCTCGACCGCGAGTTCGCCGTCGAGTACGAGGGTGAGCTGCTGGCGGTGATCTCGCGCCGTTGGCTGCACGTGAGGGAGACGTACGGCGTCGACGTCGTCCGCGAGGACGCGGACCCCGCGCTGCTGATCGCGGTGGCGGTGTGCGTGATCCACCTGGCGGAGAAGGAGCGGGGCGAGGACTGA
- a CDS encoding pirin family protein — MPAVTVENPLTLPRVVAPADAVDRPVLTVTTAPSGFEGEGFPVRRAFAGINYRHLDPFIMMDQMGEVEYAPGEPKGTPWHPHRGFETVTYIIDGIFDHQDSNGGGGTITNGDTQWMTAGAGLLHIEAPPESLVMSGGLFHGLQLWVNLPAKDKMMAPRYQDIRGGSVQLLSTPDGGALLRVIAGELDGHEGPGVTHTPITMVHATLAPGAEMTLPWREDFNGLAYVLAGRGSVGTGRRPVHTGQTAVFGAGGSLTVRADEKQDANTPDLEVVLLGGQPIREPMAHYGPFVMNTREELQQAFEDFQKGRLGTVPAVHGMSEGGI; from the coding sequence ATGCCTGCAGTGACCGTCGAGAACCCGCTGACCCTTCCCCGTGTGGTCGCGCCGGCCGACGCCGTGGACCGTCCCGTGCTCACCGTGACGACCGCGCCCAGCGGCTTCGAGGGCGAGGGCTTCCCGGTCCGCCGTGCGTTCGCCGGGATCAACTACCGCCACCTCGACCCGTTCATCATGATGGACCAGATGGGCGAGGTGGAGTACGCGCCGGGCGAGCCCAAGGGCACCCCCTGGCACCCCCACCGCGGCTTCGAGACCGTGACCTACATCATCGACGGCATCTTCGACCACCAGGACTCCAACGGTGGTGGCGGCACCATCACCAACGGTGACACCCAGTGGATGACCGCGGGCGCCGGCCTCCTGCACATCGAGGCCCCGCCGGAGTCGCTCGTCATGTCCGGCGGCCTCTTCCACGGCCTCCAGCTGTGGGTGAACCTCCCGGCCAAGGACAAGATGATGGCCCCCCGGTACCAGGACATCCGCGGCGGTTCGGTCCAGCTGCTGAGCACCCCCGACGGCGGCGCGCTGCTGCGCGTCATCGCCGGTGAGCTCGACGGCCACGAGGGCCCCGGCGTCACGCACACGCCGATCACCATGGTCCACGCGACCCTGGCGCCCGGCGCCGAGATGACCCTCCCGTGGCGCGAGGACTTCAACGGTCTCGCGTACGTCCTCGCCGGACGCGGCAGCGTCGGTACGGGCCGTCGCCCGGTCCACACCGGCCAGACCGCCGTCTTCGGCGCGGGCGGCTCGCTGACCGTCCGCGCGGACGAGAAGCAGGATGCGAACACGCCGGACCTCGAGGTCGTCCTCCTCGGCGGACAGCCGATCCGCGAGCCCATGGCCCACTACGGCCCCTTCGTGATGAACACCCGCGAGGAGCTGCAGCAGGCCTTCGAGGACTTCCAGAAGGGCCGCCTGGGCACCGTTCCGGCGGTGCACGGAATGTCCGAGGGCGGGATATAA
- a CDS encoding acyl-CoA dehydrogenase, with protein MGHYKSNLRDIEFNLFEVLGRDKVYGTGPFAEMDVDTAKSVLDELTRLSENELAESFADADRNPPVFDPETNTAPVPASFKKSYKAFMDSEYWRLGLPEELGGTTSPRSLIWAYAELILGANPAVWMYSSGPAFAGILFEEGTEVQKHIAKIAVEKQWGSTMVLTEPDAGSDVGAGRTKAVQQEDGSWHIEGVKRFITSGEHDMEENILHYVLARPEGAGPGTKGLSLFLVPKYEFDFETGELGERNGAYATNVEHKMGLKASNTCEMTFGDRHPAKGWLIGDKHDGIRQMFRIIEFARMMVGTKAISTLSTGYLNALEYAKERVQGPDLANFMDKTAPKVTITHHPDVRRSLMTQKAYAEGMRALVLHTAAIQDEIQVKEAAGEDTAALEALNDLLLPIVKGYGSEKGYEQLAQSLQTFGGSGFLQEYPIEQYIRDAKIDTLYEGTTAIQGQDFFFRKIVRNQGAALNSLAEDIKKFLALGTGGEDLSAAREQLAKAAVELEAIVGLMLTDLAATEQDVKNIYKVGLNTTRLLLASGDVVVGYLLLRGAAVAAEKLETASAKDKPFYTGKIAAAKFFAANVLPGVTGARKLAEVVDLDLMELDEAAF; from the coding sequence ATGGGGCACTACAAGTCGAATCTCCGCGACATCGAGTTCAACCTCTTCGAGGTGCTCGGGCGCGACAAGGTGTACGGCACCGGACCGTTCGCGGAGATGGACGTCGACACCGCGAAGAGCGTTCTCGACGAGCTGACCCGTCTCTCGGAGAACGAGCTGGCGGAGTCCTTCGCGGACGCCGACCGCAACCCGCCGGTCTTCGACCCGGAGACCAACACGGCTCCCGTACCGGCATCCTTCAAGAAGTCGTACAAGGCCTTCATGGACTCCGAGTACTGGCGTCTGGGCCTGCCCGAGGAGCTCGGCGGCACCACCTCGCCCCGCTCCCTGATCTGGGCGTACGCGGAGCTGATCCTCGGCGCGAACCCGGCGGTCTGGATGTACTCCTCCGGCCCCGCCTTCGCGGGCATCCTCTTCGAGGAGGGCACCGAGGTCCAGAAGCACATCGCGAAGATCGCCGTCGAGAAGCAGTGGGGCTCCACCATGGTGCTCACCGAGCCGGACGCCGGCTCGGACGTGGGCGCGGGCCGCACCAAGGCGGTCCAGCAGGAGGACGGCTCCTGGCACATCGAGGGCGTGAAGCGCTTCATCACCTCGGGTGAGCACGACATGGAGGAGAACATCCTCCACTACGTCCTCGCCCGCCCCGAGGGCGCCGGCCCCGGCACCAAGGGCCTGTCCCTCTTCCTCGTCCCGAAGTACGAGTTCGACTTCGAGACCGGCGAGCTGGGCGAGCGCAACGGCGCGTACGCGACGAACGTCGAGCACAAGATGGGCCTCAAGGCGTCCAACACGTGCGAGATGACCTTCGGCGACCGCCACCCCGCCAAGGGCTGGCTGATCGGCGACAAGCACGACGGCATCCGCCAGATGTTCCGGATCATCGAGTTCGCCCGCATGATGGTCGGCACGAAGGCGATCTCCACGCTCTCGACCGGCTACCTGAACGCGCTGGAGTACGCCAAGGAGCGCGTCCAGGGTCCCGACCTCGCGAACTTCATGGACAAGACCGCGCCCAAGGTCACCATCACGCACCACCCCGACGTGCGCCGCTCGCTGATGACGCAGAAGGCGTACGCCGAGGGCATGCGCGCCCTGGTGCTGCACACCGCCGCGATCCAGGACGAGATCCAGGTCAAGGAGGCCGCCGGCGAGGACACCGCCGCCCTGGAGGCCCTCAACGACCTGCTCCTGCCGATCGTGAAGGGCTACGGCTCCGAGAAGGGCTACGAGCAGCTCGCCCAGTCGCTGCAGACCTTCGGTGGCTCCGGCTTCCTGCAGGAGTACCCGATCGAGCAGTACATCCGCGACGCCAAGATCGACACCCTGTACGAGGGCACGACCGCGATCCAGGGCCAGGACTTCTTCTTCCGGAAGATCGTCCGCAACCAGGGCGCGGCGCTGAACTCCCTCGCCGAGGACATCAAGAAGTTCCTTGCGCTCGGCACGGGCGGCGAGGACCTGTCCGCGGCCCGCGAGCAGCTCGCCAAGGCGGCCGTCGAGCTGGAGGCCATCGTCGGCCTCATGCTCACGGACCTGGCGGCCACCGAGCAGGACGTCAAGAACATCTACAAGGTCGGCCTCAACACCACCCGCCTGCTGCTGGCCTCCGGCGACGTGGTCGTCGGCTACCTGCTGCTGCGCGGTGCCGCCGTGGCCGCCGAGAAGCTGGAGACGGCCTCGGCGAAGGACAAGCCCTTCTACACCGGCAAGATCGCCGCGGCGAAGTTCTTCGCCGCCAACGTCCTGCCCGGCGTCACCGGCGCCCGCAAGCTCGCCGAGGTCGTGGACCTGGACCTGATGGAGCTGGACGAGGCGGCGTTCTGA
- a CDS encoding cupin domain-containing protein, with product MASSSSTHTTSSNSGGEPVALATALASFSDLWSPRIVTAVNDYDVRIAKVEGEHVWHVHDHTDEFFLVLEGELTIALRETAGERTVVLPKGSVFTVPRGTEHKPTAPAGAAILLFEPTGTVTVGDRHDEVPDHVDATTGHVLR from the coding sequence ATGGCCTCTTCGAGCAGCACCCACACGACCTCTTCGAACAGTGGCGGTGAACCCGTCGCCCTCGCCACCGCCCTCGCCTCCTTCTCCGACCTCTGGAGCCCCCGTATCGTCACCGCCGTCAACGACTACGACGTGCGCATCGCCAAGGTCGAGGGCGAGCACGTGTGGCACGTGCACGACCACACGGACGAGTTCTTCCTGGTCCTGGAGGGCGAGCTGACCATCGCGCTGCGGGAGACGGCGGGCGAGCGGACCGTCGTCCTGCCCAAGGGCTCCGTCTTCACCGTGCCCCGCGGCACCGAACACAAGCCGACCGCCCCGGCCGGCGCCGCGATCCTGCTCTTCGAGCCCACCGGAACCGTCACCGTCGGCGACCGCCATGACGAGGTCCCGGACCACGTGGACGCCACCACGGGGCACGTGCTGAGGTGA
- a CDS encoding GlxA family transcriptional regulator, whose amino-acid sequence MAQGSSHRVVLVVDENSNPFEMSCAIEVFGLPRPELGRELYDFRLCAAGPRTRMRDGFFTLTGVAGLEAAEEADTLIVPNRPDTEAPRSPRVLDVVRRAHARGARLLGFCSGAFTIAEAGLLDGRRAACHWMWADSFRARFPAVRLEPDVLFVDDGDILTASGSASALDLGLHVVRRDHGAEIANAVSRRLVFAAHRDGGQRQFVERPVPDVPDESLGPLLAWAQERLGEPLTVADLAARAAVSPATLHRRFRTQLGTTPLAWLTGERVALACRLIERGEERLDVVAERSGLGTAANLRARLRRETGLSPSAYRRRFGPGPGEAVTPGRFARKEPGAGVPGSGGRGGIGF is encoded by the coding sequence ATGGCGCAAGGATCCTCTCATCGTGTCGTGCTGGTCGTCGACGAGAACTCGAACCCGTTCGAGATGAGCTGTGCCATCGAGGTCTTCGGGCTGCCCCGGCCTGAACTGGGGCGGGAGTTGTACGACTTCCGGCTCTGCGCCGCCGGGCCGCGCACGCGGATGCGCGACGGCTTCTTCACGCTGACCGGAGTCGCCGGACTGGAGGCGGCCGAGGAGGCGGACACGCTGATCGTGCCGAACCGGCCGGACACCGAGGCCCCGCGCTCACCCCGCGTCCTGGACGTCGTACGCCGAGCGCACGCGCGCGGCGCACGGCTACTCGGCTTCTGCTCGGGCGCGTTCACCATCGCGGAGGCCGGGCTGCTGGACGGACGGCGGGCGGCCTGCCACTGGATGTGGGCGGACTCCTTCCGGGCGCGGTTCCCGGCGGTCCGCCTGGAGCCGGACGTCCTCTTCGTGGACGACGGCGACATCCTCACGGCGTCCGGCAGCGCCTCGGCGCTCGACCTGGGGCTGCACGTCGTACGCCGGGACCACGGCGCCGAGATCGCCAACGCGGTCAGCCGACGGCTCGTGTTCGCGGCGCACCGCGACGGAGGTCAGCGGCAGTTCGTGGAGCGGCCGGTGCCCGACGTGCCGGACGAGTCGCTCGGTCCGCTGCTGGCGTGGGCGCAGGAACGGCTGGGCGAGCCGCTGACGGTGGCGGACCTCGCGGCCCGCGCGGCCGTCTCCCCCGCCACGCTCCACCGCCGTTTCCGAACCCAACTGGGAACCACGCCGCTGGCCTGGCTCACCGGGGAACGCGTCGCCCTCGCCTGCCGGTTGATCGAGCGGGGAGAGGAACGGCTGGACGTCGTGGCCGAGCGGAGTGGCCTGGGCACGGCGGCCAATCTACGGGCACGGCTACGGCGGGAGACCGGGCTGAGCCCGTCGGCGTACCGGAGACGGTTCGGGCCGGGCCCTGGAGAAGCGGTGACACCCGGCCGCTTCGCGAGGAAGGAGCCCGGCGCGGGTGTTCCGGGATCAGGAGGACGGGGCGGGATCGGGTTCTGA
- a CDS encoding M18 family aminopeptidase encodes MSTSARFDRGHTDDLMTFLAASPTPYHAVANAAERLEKAGFRQVAETDAWEGTSGGKYVLRGGAIVAWYVPEGAEPHTPFRIVGAHTDSPNLRVKPQPDSGAHGWRQVAVEIYGGPLLNSWLDRDLGLAGRLTLKDGSSRLVNIDRPLLRVPQLAVHLDRSVSTDGLKLDKQRHLQPVWGLGDPGEGDLIAFLEEESGLPAGEVTGWDLMTHSVERPSYLGRDRELVAGPRMDNLLSLHAGTAALIAAATGEASPSGSGSPSGSDSGTGSGSGSGLSYIPVLAAFDHEENGSQSDTGADGPLLGGVLERSVFARGGSYEDRARAFAGTICLSSDTGHAVHPNYAERHDPTHHPRAGGGPILKVNVNNRYATDGSGRAVFAAACAKAGVPFQSFVSNNSMPCGTTIGPITAARHGIRTVDIGVAILSMHSARELCGADDPFLLANALVAFLDG; translated from the coding sequence ATGAGCACAAGCGCCCGCTTCGACCGCGGCCACACCGACGACCTCATGACCTTTCTGGCGGCGAGCCCGACGCCGTACCACGCCGTGGCGAACGCCGCCGAGCGGCTGGAGAAGGCCGGATTCCGTCAGGTCGCCGAGACCGATGCCTGGGAGGGGACGAGCGGCGGCAAGTACGTGCTGCGCGGCGGCGCGATCGTCGCCTGGTACGTGCCCGAGGGTGCCGAGCCGCACACCCCGTTCCGCATCGTGGGCGCGCACACCGACTCCCCCAATCTGCGGGTGAAGCCGCAGCCGGACAGCGGGGCGCACGGCTGGCGCCAGGTCGCCGTGGAGATCTACGGCGGCCCGCTGCTGAACTCCTGGCTGGACCGGGACCTGGGGCTGGCGGGACGGCTGACGCTGAAGGACGGCTCCTCGCGTCTGGTGAACATCGACCGGCCCCTGCTGCGCGTGCCCCAGCTCGCCGTCCACCTCGACCGTTCCGTCTCCACCGACGGCCTCAAGCTCGACAAGCAGCGTCATCTGCAGCCCGTCTGGGGTCTGGGCGACCCCGGCGAGGGTGATCTGATCGCCTTCCTGGAGGAGGAGTCGGGCCTGCCGGCGGGCGAGGTCACCGGCTGGGACCTGATGACCCACTCCGTCGAGCGGCCCTCGTACCTGGGCCGCGACAGGGAGCTGGTGGCCGGACCGCGCATGGACAACCTGCTTTCCCTGCACGCGGGTACGGCGGCGCTGATCGCGGCGGCGACGGGCGAGGCCTCTCCTTCCGGCTCCGGCTCCCCCTCCGGTTCAGATTCCGGTACCGGTTCGGGTTCCGGTTCGGGGCTCTCGTACATCCCCGTCCTCGCGGCCTTCGACCACGAGGAGAACGGCTCGCAGAGCGACACCGGCGCCGACGGTCCGCTGCTCGGCGGCGTGCTCGAACGCTCGGTGTTCGCGCGCGGCGGCTCGTACGAGGACCGGGCGCGCGCCTTCGCGGGCACGATCTGTCTCTCCTCCGACACCGGCCACGCCGTCCATCCCAACTACGCGGAGCGGCACGACCCGACGCACCACCCGCGCGCGGGCGGCGGCCCCATCCTCAAGGTGAACGTCAACAACCGCTACGCCACGGACGGTTCGGGCCGTGCGGTCTTCGCCGCCGCCTGCGCGAAGGCCGGCGTGCCCTTCCAGTCCTTCGTCTCCAACAACTCGATGCCCTGCGGCACCACCATCGGCCCGATCACCGCGGCCCGCCACGGCATCAGGACCGTCGACATCGGCGTGGCCATCCTCTCGATGCACAGCGCCCGCGAACTCTGCGGCGCCGACGACCCGTTCCTGCTGGCCAACGCGCTGGTGGCGTTCCTGGACGGTTAG